In Pseudorasbora parva isolate DD20220531a chromosome 9, ASM2467924v1, whole genome shotgun sequence, the following proteins share a genomic window:
- the pcyt1aa gene encoding choline-phosphate cytidylyltransferase A has protein sequence MEAHGSARLSRKRKREGSNGEAEEGEKPQKLKRCTVGLKYPAPYADQLESMEDKPYQRVTMEEARRGTPPNRPVRVYADGIFDMFHSGHARALMQAKCLFPNTHLIVGVCSDDLTHTLKGFTVMNEDERYDAISHCRYVDEVVRNAPWTLTPEFLTKHRIDFVAHDDIPYSSADSDDVYKHIKDAGMFAPTQRTEGISTSDIITRIVRDYDVYVRRNLQRGYTAKELNVSFINEKKYNLQERVDKVKKKVKDVEEKSKEFVQKVEEKSIDLIQKWEEKSREFIGNFLQMFGPEGALKHMLKEGKGRMLQAISPRQSPSSSPTRERSPSPTFRLPFFNKTSPSSSPSSHHSSAMSGYTYAARRQAISEDEEDDED, from the exons ATGGAGGCCCACGGTTCAGCACGATTGtccagaaagagaaagagagaaggtTCAAATGGAGAGGCAGAGGAGGGCGAGAAACCCCAGAAGTTAAAACGATGCACAGTG GGTCTGAAATACCCGGCTCCGTATGCAGATCAGCTCGAGTCAATGGAAGATAAGCCATATCAGCGCGTCACCATGGAGGAAGCTCGCAGAGGCACTCCAC ccAACAGGCCCGTGCGAGTGTACGCTGATGGTATCTTCGACATGTTCCACTCAGGACATGCACGTGCTCTCATGCAGGCTAAATGTCTTTTTCCAAACACTCACCTTATTGTAGGTG TGTGTAGTGatgacctcacacacacattaaagggTTTCACTGTCATGAATGAGGATGAACGCTATGACGCGATTAGTCACTGTCGCTATGTGGACGAGGTGGTCCGGAATGCTCCGTGGACTCTCACGCCCGAGTTCCTCACCAAGCATCGG ATTGACTTTGTGGCCCATGATGATATCCCATATTCCTCAGCTGACAGTGATGATGTTTACAAGCACATCAAAGACGCAG GAATGTTTGCACCAACCCAACGCACAGAGGGCATTTCCACCTCTGACATCATCACACGCATTGTTCGAGATTATGACGTGTACGTCAGACGGAATTTACAACGGGGCTACACCGCGAAAGAGCTTAACGTCAGCTTCATCAAT GAAAAGAAGTACAACCTTCAGGAGCGCGTGGACAAGGTGAAGAAGAAGGTGAAGGACGTGGAGGAGAAGAGTAAAGAGTTTGTTCAGAAGGTGGAGGAGAAGAGCATCGACCTGATCCAGAAATGGGAAGAGAAGTCCCGCGAATTCATCGGCAACTTCCTGCAGATGTTCGGACCGGAGGGAGCGTTG AAGCACATGCTTAAGGAAGGAAAAGGTCGAATGCTTCAAGCCATCAGTCCGAGGCAGAGTCCCAGCAGCAGTCCCACACGTGAGCGTTCCCCTTCTCCGACCTTTCGTCTACCCTTCTTCAACAAGACCTCCCcgtcctcctccccctcctcgCATCACAGCAGTGCCATGTCTGGCTACACCTACGCCGCCCGCAGACAGGCCATCAGCGAAGACGAGGAGGACGACGAAGATTAG
- the LOC137089399 gene encoding uncharacterized protein, translating to MTRHHPFRLPDLKLSGGLHSADILGQSLRSSNFGTGVAQLESRNVRSRYWVSFALHFSARFSLWHWFDVGVESRNGGTPPPNTSSAGDGDQAWQSRGKWEDSRSVGTDATRVELGRTVMERLLSKLQYALCKLLEAEFPKLRSLAGGWLLYKAPGGSGRRRLIVVPPDSEGYTGNLIKMATTTGRTALYMVPLQDGIIVPTDLQKKCIQLVMKYTKH from the exons atgactcgacatcatcctttccgcttgccagatttgaagctttcaggtgGCCTGCAcagcgctgacatcttgggacagagtctgcgcagtagcaattttgggaccggagttgcgcagttagagagcaggaa CGTGCGCTCACGGTACTGGGTTTCCTTTGCGCTGCACTTTTCTGCACGGTTCTCTTTGTGGCACTGGTTTGACGTGGGGGTGGAGTCAAGAAACGGGGGCACGCCCCCACCAAATACGTCATCGGCTGGAGACGGAGATCAAGCATGGCAGAGCAGAGGCAAATGGGAGGATTCCAG GTCGGTGGGCACTGATGCCACCAGGGTTGAATTGGGGCGTACGGTAATGGAGAGACTGCTCTCCAAACTCCAGTATGCA TTATGCAAGCTTCTTGAAGCTGAATTTCCCAAATTGAGATCACTCGCTGGAGGGTGGCTGCTTTATAAGGCACCAG GTGGCAGTGGAAGAAGGCGGCTCATTGTTGTCCCTCCAGACTCCGAGGGCTATACTGGCAACCTTATCAAAATGGCAACAACCACTGGAAGAACGGCACTCTACATGGTTCCTCTTCAAGATGGCATCATTGTGCCCACCGACCTACAAAAGAAATGTATTCAATTAGTTATGAAATATACAAAACACTAA